A genomic region of Tissierella sp. contains the following coding sequences:
- the proC gene encoding pyrroline-5-carboxylate reductase codes for MEKNIGFIGCGNMASAIIGGILRSNIITPDKIMGSARSKETIEKIEKLYKIRATLDNKKVARESDYLVIAVKPYMHEEILKEIKNEIKKGCIVITIAAGISIDFMKKALGEEVLIVKVMPNTPAMVGEGMTALTFGDGINEESKKEILKIFNSFGRAEILDESLMDGFTALCGSSPAYVFMMIEAMADGGVIQGIPRKQAYNMAAQAVLGAAKMVLETEIHPGQLKDNVCSPKGTTIEAVAKLEEKGFRTAIIEAMRVCGDKSRKISE; via the coding sequence ATGGAAAAGAATATTGGGTTTATTGGCTGTGGCAACATGGCAAGTGCAATTATAGGAGGGATATTGAGGTCGAATATAATTACTCCAGATAAAATAATGGGTTCCGCTAGGTCTAAAGAAACAATAGAAAAGATAGAAAAATTATATAAAATCAGAGCTACATTAGATAATAAAAAAGTTGCAAGAGAATCAGATTATCTAGTTATAGCAGTAAAACCATATATGCATGAAGAAATATTGAAAGAGATAAAGAATGAAATAAAAAAAGGATGCATAGTTATTACAATAGCAGCAGGAATTAGTATAGACTTTATGAAAAAAGCTTTGGGAGAGGAAGTATTAATTGTTAAAGTTATGCCAAATACTCCAGCTATGGTAGGAGAAGGTATGACTGCTCTAACCTTTGGAGATGGCATTAATGAAGAAAGTAAAAAAGAGATTCTAAAAATATTTAATAGCTTTGGCAGAGCTGAAATATTAGATGAATCTCTAATGGATGGATTTACTGCTTTATGTGGTTCGTCTCCTGCTTATGTCTTTATGATGATTGAAGCTATGGCAGATGGGGGTGTAATACAGGGAATACCTAGAAAACAGGCATATAATATGGCAGCTCAAGCAGTCCTTGGGGCAGCAAAGATGGTTTTAGAAACTGAAATACATCCTGGGCAGCTAAAAGACAATGTATGTTCACCTAAAGGAACTACCATAGAAGCAGTAGCTAAGCTAGAAGAAAAAGGATTTAGAACAGCAATTATTGAGGCAATGAGGGTATGTGGAGACAAGTCAAGAAAAATCAGTGAATAG